In Rhodopirellula islandica, one DNA window encodes the following:
- a CDS encoding alpha/beta hydrolase, with the protein MQNFCHSSIRSWMGALAPIALLGFLGATALAEDSASDSLKNGRVVIGPDYELASELKDQGAPKGKQFEFMMPLSESKIFDGTDSTLNPRKDVRKERKIVVYVPAAYQDGTAAPFLVMHDGPSRLNLVRNALDNMTISKDPNRRLPAFIAIAVQNGGNDSKGSQRGLEYDTMSDRLARFIQLEVLPAVENHPEIRAAYPNFKLTDDPWGRGVMGCSSGGAAALTMGWFRPEWFRRLITYSGTFVDQQDDDAPEEAEYPLGAWEYHSSMKLIENSEKKPLRIFTHVAENDNRANDPESTYHNWVMANERTADALEAKGYEYRYVFSKATRHCDRKVFEATLADTLAWMWHGYAADAK; encoded by the coding sequence ATGCAAAATTTTTGTCACTCGTCGATTCGATCTTGGATGGGAGCCTTGGCTCCGATCGCACTGCTTGGCTTCCTTGGTGCAACCGCATTGGCAGAGGATTCAGCGTCCGATTCTCTCAAGAACGGTCGGGTCGTCATCGGTCCGGATTATGAGCTGGCCTCTGAACTGAAGGATCAGGGGGCACCCAAGGGCAAGCAGTTTGAGTTCATGATGCCGTTGTCGGAAAGCAAGATTTTTGACGGCACGGATTCGACTTTGAATCCACGCAAAGACGTTCGCAAGGAACGCAAAATCGTGGTCTATGTTCCAGCGGCTTACCAAGACGGAACCGCGGCACCGTTCCTGGTCATGCACGATGGGCCGAGTCGGTTGAACTTGGTTCGCAACGCGCTCGACAACATGACAATCTCGAAGGATCCGAATCGCCGCCTTCCTGCTTTTATTGCGATTGCGGTTCAAAACGGTGGCAACGACAGCAAAGGCAGCCAACGTGGTTTGGAATACGACACGATGTCAGACCGATTGGCTCGGTTCATTCAGCTGGAAGTTTTGCCTGCTGTCGAGAACCATCCTGAAATCCGTGCGGCCTACCCGAATTTCAAGCTGACGGATGACCCCTGGGGACGGGGCGTGATGGGGTGCAGCAGTGGCGGTGCGGCGGCCCTGACAATGGGTTGGTTCCGTCCGGAATGGTTCCGCCGTTTGATCACGTACTCGGGCACGTTTGTGGATCAGCAGGACGATGATGCGCCCGAAGAAGCCGAGTACCCGCTGGGGGCTTGGGAGTATCACTCGAGCATGAAGCTGATTGAGAACAGCGAGAAGAAACCGCTTCGCATCTTCACGCACGTCGCGGAGAACGACAATCGAGCCAACGATCCCGAGTCGACCTATCACAACTGGGTGATGGCGAACGAGCGAACCGCGGACGCTTTGGAAGCCAAGGGCTATGAGTATCGGTATGTGTTCTCGAAAGCGACCCGGCACTGCGACCGGAAAGTGTTCGAAGCGACCTTGGCCGACACGCTGGCCTGGATGTGGCACGGCTACGCGGCGGATGCGAAGTAG
- a CDS encoding vWA domain-containing protein — MRFSLLMLLVAAMTASPLHQASAEQVKLDVRLVHPVMKSGEKQTNHLRIALTGFELKSAEERPPVNVCLVLDHSGSMSGQKLTRAKEAAEAAIDRLSNDDIVSVVLYDSNVTVLVPATKATDRESIKQKIRGIKAGSSTALFAGVSKGAAEVRKFLADEQVNRVILLSDGLANVGPQSPQELEGLGRSLMKEAISVSTLGLGSGYNEDLMVALASVGGGNHAFIEDADSLVSVFNQEFDGLLSVVANEFEIVVKLDESVRPVRMIGSEGDIEGQTIRIPLAQLYANQERYFIVETEVSPGTEDSTRDLAEVTVQYRNLQTETKEKLTSSIQVRFSDEEKIVEEAKDMEVYAYCSLQITTELNREATALRDAGQVKEAQSLLNRNATSLNKLYFECEAKGVTSVLPELKLAEVSNEMQAEAIVDRSKWNSTRKSMRQLQNAVQNQQTYSVDVPSLSPSQSSAPRR, encoded by the coding sequence ATGCGTTTCTCATTGTTGATGTTACTTGTTGCTGCCATGACGGCCTCACCGCTTCACCAAGCGAGTGCCGAACAAGTCAAATTGGATGTCCGCTTGGTCCACCCGGTTATGAAATCGGGTGAGAAACAAACCAATCACTTGCGAATCGCACTGACTGGTTTTGAACTGAAATCCGCTGAAGAGCGACCACCCGTCAACGTCTGCCTGGTGCTCGACCACAGCGGTTCGATGAGCGGACAAAAACTCACGCGTGCCAAAGAAGCTGCCGAAGCCGCGATCGATCGACTCAGCAACGACGACATTGTTTCGGTCGTTTTGTATGACAGCAATGTCACCGTCTTGGTCCCCGCCACCAAAGCCACCGACCGCGAATCAATCAAACAAAAAATTCGCGGAATCAAAGCCGGCAGTTCCACCGCGTTGTTCGCCGGTGTCAGCAAAGGCGCCGCGGAAGTTCGCAAGTTCCTGGCCGACGAACAAGTCAACCGTGTCATCCTGCTTTCGGATGGCTTGGCCAACGTGGGCCCACAAAGCCCACAAGAACTGGAAGGACTGGGACGTTCGCTGATGAAGGAAGCGATCAGCGTTAGCACACTCGGTCTGGGTTCAGGTTACAACGAAGACTTGATGGTCGCGCTCGCTTCAGTGGGCGGTGGCAACCACGCCTTCATCGAAGATGCGGACAGTTTGGTTTCCGTCTTCAATCAGGAATTTGATGGTCTTCTCAGCGTCGTCGCGAACGAATTCGAAATCGTGGTCAAACTGGATGAATCCGTTCGCCCCGTTCGGATGATCGGCAGCGAAGGAGACATCGAAGGGCAAACGATTCGCATTCCGCTCGCTCAGCTCTACGCCAATCAAGAACGTTACTTCATCGTCGAAACCGAAGTCTCCCCCGGTACGGAAGACTCCACCCGAGACCTGGCAGAAGTCACGGTGCAGTATCGCAATCTACAAACCGAAACCAAAGAGAAACTGACCAGCAGCATCCAGGTTCGCTTCAGTGACGAAGAAAAGATCGTCGAAGAAGCCAAGGACATGGAGGTGTACGCCTACTGCAGCTTGCAAATCACCACCGAACTCAATCGCGAAGCCACCGCGCTGCGGGATGCAGGTCAAGTCAAGGAAGCACAATCGCTGCTGAATCGAAATGCGACCTCTCTCAACAAGCTGTACTTTGAGTGTGAAGCGAAGGGCGTCACCAGTGTTCTCCCTGAGCTAAAGTTGGCCGAAGTAAGCAACGAAATGCAAGCCGAAGCGATTGTGGATCGTTCCAAGTGGAATTCAACTCGCAAGAGCATGCGACAGTTGCAAAATGCGGTCCAAAATCAACAAACCTATTCGGTGGACGTCCCTAGTCTTTCGCCTTCCCAATCCTCGGCCCCTCGTCGGTAA
- a CDS encoding sensor histidine kinase, producing MPLRHVLALLLLIVSPLILIGWFGTATLARQQQQQREQLQQLFAGRLQDLSSNLRPIAQRYETELGDQLRQADRDLNRLAELRRSTPIARSVLLVDRDGRLIYPRKPTVDTSSETLWYAALSELARGRPIGEQDEATVPLRDPGSLPSIKPTIPQSRSPRTSKSSVASTPPTTSTRWQSWFHEDGLQLVLWLPRSDQTATGIVLERGRWMADLVEALPATTATEAGRYELRDSTDRTVYRWGDSKDATNQAQPLATIRMDSPWNGWRLIYTPSTDAAPGWLADGTVPLLATLLALATTLLLLGAYVMTTIRRQMTLAQQRVSFASHVSHELRTPLTNIRLYAELAKRDLDSESTSSSDETNQRLRLRERLDVIEEESQRLSRLVTGVLDMVSGKGKLCPTLEVPDQIIRRVLESFAPAFASLEIKTKLKLNADEAIPIDADVIELVLVNLLSNVEKYAAAGKRVTLTSSQTATVITIDVIDEGPGITKSEAKRIFEPFERLDDSLSAPAGTGLGLAIARNAARRHGGELTWIPSQTGSHFRFTLQPLDPTSNRFSSSKTKRP from the coding sequence TTGCCTCTGCGTCACGTCCTCGCACTGCTGTTGCTCATCGTTTCGCCGCTGATCTTGATCGGCTGGTTCGGAACCGCCACGCTCGCGCGGCAACAACAGCAGCAACGTGAACAATTGCAACAACTCTTCGCTGGGCGACTGCAGGACTTGAGTTCCAACTTGCGTCCCATCGCCCAGCGATATGAAACCGAACTTGGCGACCAACTTCGGCAGGCCGATCGTGACTTGAATCGCCTGGCGGAACTTCGCCGCTCAACGCCCATTGCTCGATCGGTCTTGTTGGTCGATCGCGATGGACGATTGATCTACCCTCGCAAACCTACCGTTGACACATCCTCGGAAACGTTGTGGTATGCCGCCCTGAGTGAACTAGCTCGTGGACGCCCCATTGGAGAGCAAGACGAAGCCACTGTTCCACTCCGCGACCCGGGATCCTTGCCGTCCATCAAGCCAACCATCCCGCAGTCGCGAAGTCCCCGGACTTCCAAATCGTCGGTCGCAAGCACCCCACCAACCACCAGCACTCGCTGGCAAAGCTGGTTCCACGAAGACGGTTTGCAACTGGTTCTGTGGTTGCCACGATCCGACCAAACCGCCACCGGGATCGTTCTGGAACGAGGGCGTTGGATGGCGGACTTGGTCGAAGCCTTGCCGGCCACGACTGCGACGGAAGCCGGGCGCTACGAACTGCGAGACAGCACCGACCGGACGGTCTACCGCTGGGGCGATTCCAAGGATGCAACCAACCAAGCCCAACCGCTCGCCACAATTCGAATGGATTCGCCCTGGAACGGATGGCGGTTGATCTACACGCCGTCGACCGATGCGGCCCCAGGCTGGCTAGCAGACGGAACGGTACCGTTGCTGGCAACCTTGCTGGCACTGGCGACCACGCTGTTGTTGCTGGGAGCGTATGTGATGACAACGATCCGACGACAAATGACACTGGCTCAACAACGCGTCAGTTTTGCCAGTCATGTGTCGCACGAGTTGCGAACGCCTTTGACCAACATTCGCTTGTACGCCGAACTTGCCAAACGCGACCTCGATTCGGAATCAACTTCCTCTTCAGATGAGACCAACCAACGCCTGCGACTGCGGGAACGCCTGGATGTGATCGAAGAGGAGAGCCAACGTCTGTCCCGCCTGGTCACAGGTGTCCTCGACATGGTTTCCGGCAAAGGCAAACTGTGTCCAACACTCGAAGTCCCCGACCAAATCATTCGTCGCGTCCTTGAAAGTTTTGCTCCCGCTTTCGCGAGTCTCGAGATCAAAACGAAGTTGAAGCTCAACGCCGACGAAGCAATCCCGATCGACGCCGATGTGATCGAACTGGTCCTGGTGAACCTGCTCAGCAACGTCGAAAAATACGCGGCCGCCGGAAAGCGAGTCACACTCACCAGTTCTCAAACAGCAACCGTGATCACGATCGACGTGATCGATGAGGGTCCGGGGATCACCAAGTCGGAAGCGAAACGCATCTTCGAACCCTTCGAACGGCTCGACGATTCCTTGTCCGCACCAGCGGGAACAGGCCTTGGACTGGCAATTGCTCGCAACGCGGCCCGTCGGCACGGTGGCGAACTGACCTGGATTCCCTCCCAGACCGGTTCGCATTTCCGCTTCACGCTGCAACCATTGGATCCCACGTCCAATCGTTTCTCGTCATCCAAAACCAAACGACCATGA
- a CDS encoding Lpg1974 family pore-forming outer membrane protein: MRFWTMVALPLCTLCTAGSLLAQDAGLRRLTQAWPQYGDYASTDSPTPLNTLVTVNAETAQPLNSPSKKPSGGASFHLASLNSLEDRAQESTAETPATASENSDRKSKLRDTEPKSSALGLDATSKAKLDRDVQPVAYNSGIAASISDSSPVAELQTLMIRQGNQIARMQHELDAKEQSRRESLPTKWFASFDNVFVQPFQSNTTALIVERDHDDNGSVDEYVSIMFPWELEYSYRYQVGQHKSDGTLGFQARYWRFDQGTSLTANEDNGLIPTFQEGAIGYLSEDGDITTGLAFINEGSFASTIHSDVVDFELQKRIAPRLDLYTGLRYAQVGQGYAANTDVGTVHASSQFRGVGPTVALAAFHQLPLDRLQLFTSLRGSLLYGHQDFSVSDSFNEVTQSLNSIDVRDSNNAARHFTGNTELQFGIEYSPWDLLQMHVALEAHHFTQVGGPNPPATFLGPDSGISTDSPLDDGLSFFGLSFGAVVKL; encoded by the coding sequence ATGAGATTTTGGACAATGGTCGCACTGCCCCTGTGCACTCTTTGCACTGCAGGAAGCTTGCTGGCACAGGACGCTGGACTTCGGCGTCTAACACAGGCTTGGCCGCAATACGGTGACTACGCGAGCACCGACTCTCCAACGCCTCTCAACACGCTTGTCACGGTGAATGCCGAAACAGCCCAACCCCTCAACAGCCCATCGAAGAAGCCGAGCGGAGGAGCCAGCTTTCATCTCGCAAGCCTGAATTCGTTGGAAGACCGTGCTCAGGAAAGCACTGCGGAAACCCCTGCCACCGCTTCCGAAAACAGCGACCGCAAAAGCAAGCTCCGCGACACCGAACCCAAATCCTCCGCTCTCGGCCTCGATGCAACATCGAAAGCGAAACTGGATCGCGATGTGCAACCGGTCGCATACAACAGCGGTATCGCAGCGTCCATCTCTGACAGTTCACCAGTCGCTGAACTGCAAACACTGATGATTCGCCAGGGCAATCAGATCGCGAGAATGCAACATGAATTGGATGCGAAGGAACAAAGCCGCCGTGAATCACTTCCCACAAAATGGTTTGCGAGTTTCGACAATGTGTTTGTCCAACCCTTTCAATCCAACACCACGGCGTTGATTGTTGAACGCGATCACGACGACAATGGATCCGTCGATGAGTACGTCTCGATCATGTTCCCTTGGGAACTGGAATACAGCTACCGTTATCAAGTTGGCCAGCACAAATCGGACGGCACATTGGGATTCCAAGCTCGCTACTGGCGGTTTGACCAAGGCACGTCGCTGACCGCCAACGAGGACAACGGCTTGATCCCAACCTTCCAAGAGGGAGCGATCGGCTACCTCTCCGAAGACGGCGACATCACAACCGGACTGGCCTTCATCAATGAAGGAAGCTTCGCCAGCACAATTCACTCCGATGTGGTGGATTTCGAATTGCAAAAGCGAATTGCGCCCCGATTGGATCTCTACACCGGTCTGCGTTACGCCCAGGTTGGCCAGGGATACGCCGCCAACACCGATGTGGGAACCGTGCATGCGTCTTCCCAGTTCCGAGGAGTTGGCCCGACCGTTGCCCTCGCAGCCTTCCATCAACTTCCGCTGGATCGCTTGCAACTGTTCACCTCGCTGCGTGGATCTCTCTTGTACGGGCACCAAGACTTTTCCGTCTCGGACAGTTTCAATGAAGTCACACAAAGCCTCAATTCAATCGACGTTCGCGATTCGAACAATGCGGCCCGCCACTTCACCGGCAACACCGAACTCCAATTCGGAATCGAATACTCACCCTGGGACCTGCTTCAAATGCATGTTGCACTCGAAGCCCATCACTTCACGCAAGTGGGCGGCCCCAACCCGCCGGCCACGTTCCTTGGTCCTGACAGTGGGATTTCCACGGACAGTCCGCTGGATGACGGTCTCAGTTTCTTTGGACTGTCCTTCGGTGCCGTCGTCAAATTGTAA
- a CDS encoding response regulator transcription factor: MTRILIAEDDRHTRAALEELLGAEGYDVATVGDGLSASKMIESKKFDLVCLDVMMPMKSGFDVCRLLRANDKRTPIIFITAKGEEIDKVVGFELGADDYISKPFGSHEVIARVKAVLRRCQPEPSEDQSAKDPTAHVAFNMDDLQVTPSKLRATRGDGTIELTARELQILILLHDADGDVVHRQTLFQECWGPGRVPNSRTIDQTVSQLRKRIERDPKHPRIIQTVYGLGYRYECKAHP, from the coding sequence ATGACCCGAATCTTGATCGCGGAAGATGACCGACACACCCGTGCTGCCCTGGAGGAATTGCTGGGTGCGGAAGGCTACGACGTGGCCACGGTCGGTGATGGCCTGTCCGCATCCAAGATGATTGAATCAAAGAAGTTCGATCTGGTGTGCCTCGACGTGATGATGCCCATGAAGAGTGGTTTTGACGTTTGCCGGCTCTTGCGTGCGAACGACAAACGAACGCCCATCATTTTCATCACCGCCAAAGGGGAAGAGATCGACAAGGTGGTCGGTTTTGAATTGGGAGCGGACGACTACATCAGCAAACCGTTTGGATCCCACGAAGTCATCGCCCGTGTCAAAGCGGTCCTGCGACGCTGCCAACCGGAACCCAGTGAAGATCAAAGTGCCAAGGACCCGACCGCGCACGTCGCGTTCAACATGGACGACTTGCAAGTCACACCATCAAAACTGCGAGCCACTCGTGGCGATGGGACCATTGAACTCACCGCAAGAGAACTTCAAATCTTGATCTTGCTGCATGACGCTGACGGGGATGTGGTGCATCGCCAAACGCTGTTTCAAGAATGCTGGGGTCCCGGCCGAGTCCCCAACAGCCGAACAATCGACCAAACCGTCAGCCAACTCCGCAAACGCATCGAACGCGATCCCAAACACCCACGCATCATCCAAACCGTCTACGGACTTGGCTACCGCTACGAGTGCAAGGCTCACCCATGA